One window of the Halobacillus litoralis genome contains the following:
- a CDS encoding N-acetylmuramoyl-L-alanine amidase: protein MLVNHVKVGIHRTVQLSVSFIVMFIFLSTSNIVFAHEKEIYRVDVPSLNVRSEPALQARIVGSLSAQTVVEVQEKKHGWAYVNYSGGKGWVASQYLYQTDEEHSSSSKEVHVNAESVYIRSGPSVNREIIAGSYYGDSLEKIEEEGEWIKVQLENGQVGWIAGWLVSAGDTTSSSELPLQGVNIVLDAGHGGYDPGAVAVNGLLEKRSTIEAVDHIARKLRLSGATVILTRENDRYVSLQNRVRITRSSDPDAFVSVHFNSASSPYAEGISTYFYHDSGKGLARNIQHKLSQEVSLQNDGAQFGNFHVLRENIENSILVELGFLSTSSDLAVIERDGYPDKVARAITDGLIKEFSP from the coding sequence ATGCTTGTAAACCATGTCAAAGTCGGGATTCACCGGACAGTTCAATTATCTGTTTCATTCATTGTTATGTTTATTTTTTTGTCGACATCCAATATCGTCTTTGCTCATGAGAAGGAAATCTATCGTGTGGATGTCCCCTCTCTGAATGTCCGAAGTGAGCCAGCTCTCCAGGCGCGTATAGTCGGTTCTCTTTCGGCACAAACGGTCGTTGAAGTGCAAGAAAAGAAACATGGATGGGCCTATGTGAATTACTCAGGAGGAAAGGGCTGGGTGGCTTCCCAATACCTTTATCAAACGGATGAGGAACATTCCTCTTCTTCAAAAGAAGTCCATGTCAATGCAGAAAGCGTCTACATACGGTCTGGTCCAAGTGTAAACCGTGAAATTATTGCAGGAAGTTATTACGGGGATTCTTTAGAGAAGATAGAGGAAGAAGGCGAATGGATAAAAGTCCAGCTTGAAAATGGGCAAGTGGGATGGATTGCTGGTTGGTTAGTATCAGCTGGTGATACAACTTCTTCTTCAGAACTTCCATTACAAGGGGTTAATATTGTTTTAGATGCTGGACACGGAGGCTATGATCCCGGGGCTGTTGCCGTGAACGGTCTGTTGGAAAAACGATCAACCATAGAAGCGGTGGATCATATTGCCCGGAAGCTGCGTTTGTCAGGGGCTACTGTGATACTCACGCGTGAAAATGATCGATACGTTTCATTACAAAATCGCGTTCGAATCACACGTTCTTCCGACCCGGACGCTTTTGTCAGTGTCCATTTTAATTCTGCAAGCAGCCCTTATGCAGAAGGAATAAGTACATATTTCTATCATGATTCAGGCAAAGGTCTTGCCAGGAATATTCAACATAAGCTATCGCAAGAAGTTTCCCTGCAAAATGATGGTGCTCAATTCGGGAATTTCCATGTGCTAAGAGAAAATATAGAGAATTCCATCCTTGTAGAATTGGGTTTTCTTTCAACCTCTTCTGACTTAGCTGTCATAGAAAGGGATGGATATCCGGATAAAGTAGCCAGAGCCATTACAGATGGACTGATTAAGGAATTTTCACCTTAA
- a CDS encoding aspartate aminotransferase family protein, translating into MFEHRGRGVINNRTGGAALDNLIELDKKHFLHPTTSIQQQQEQGVKLLAESGQGIYLKDRDGKTYIDAMSSLWNVHIGHGREELADTAAAQMKKLAFSSAFSSFSHEPGIRLAEKIAKLAPEDLNAVFFTSGGSESNDSAIKLVRHYWKIQGKPNRRKIVALKRGYHGVASASTSATGIPEFWEMAGHMKDDFFHAATPYRSTTQEAIACLREKFESEGPDTIAAFMAEPIQGAGGVLIPQDDYFTEVRKLCDEYGILFIADEVITGFGRTGTMFGLQNWEVVPDVITFAKGVTSGYIPLGGVVVSDAIHNVLKQKSKGTLFHGFTYSGHPTAAAVGLKNIELIEKEGLVENSRKMGGKLLEGFKRIKDDLEIVGEVRAKGLLGAVELMKNPETNESFSKEQKVAPRVIEELHQRGVICRSVTYESTDIICFAPPLIINERQVEEIIDHLYQSISAVQEQLKAL; encoded by the coding sequence ATGTTCGAACACCGGGGGAGAGGTGTGATCAATAACAGAACAGGGGGAGCCGCTTTGGACAATCTGATTGAACTCGACAAAAAACATTTTCTGCATCCGACTACATCTATTCAACAGCAGCAGGAGCAAGGCGTAAAGCTGTTAGCTGAAAGCGGACAAGGGATCTATTTGAAAGATAGGGATGGCAAGACATATATCGATGCCATGTCTTCTCTATGGAACGTACATATTGGCCATGGCCGCGAAGAGTTGGCTGACACGGCTGCTGCTCAAATGAAAAAATTGGCGTTCAGTTCAGCCTTTTCCTCATTCAGCCATGAGCCGGGGATACGGCTGGCTGAAAAAATAGCCAAACTCGCACCGGAGGATTTGAACGCCGTTTTCTTCACATCTGGGGGTTCTGAATCCAATGACTCGGCGATTAAACTGGTACGCCATTATTGGAAAATCCAAGGAAAGCCAAACCGGAGGAAAATCGTGGCGTTGAAGCGTGGTTATCATGGAGTAGCATCAGCATCGACCAGTGCTACCGGCATCCCGGAGTTCTGGGAGATGGCCGGCCATATGAAGGACGATTTTTTTCATGCTGCCACTCCTTACCGAAGCACGACTCAAGAGGCGATTGCCTGCCTCCGTGAAAAATTCGAGTCAGAAGGTCCTGATACGATCGCTGCATTTATGGCAGAGCCCATTCAGGGTGCGGGAGGAGTTTTGATTCCGCAGGATGATTACTTTACAGAAGTGCGAAAGCTATGTGATGAATATGGCATATTATTTATCGCAGATGAAGTGATCACTGGTTTTGGCCGGACGGGCACTATGTTCGGGCTGCAGAACTGGGAGGTTGTGCCGGATGTAATCACGTTCGCAAAAGGGGTGACAAGTGGGTATATTCCTCTTGGCGGTGTGGTCGTTTCAGATGCGATCCACAATGTCTTGAAGCAAAAATCCAAAGGGACGTTATTCCATGGTTTCACCTACAGTGGTCATCCAACGGCAGCTGCTGTGGGATTGAAGAATATAGAATTGATAGAAAAAGAGGGACTAGTTGAGAATTCAAGGAAAATGGGCGGGAAACTGTTAGAAGGCTTCAAACGGATCAAAGATGATTTGGAAATAGTAGGGGAAGTGAGGGCAAAGGGGTTACTCGGTGCTGTTGAATTGATGAAAAACCCGGAGACGAATGAAAGTTTTTCCAAAGAGCAGAAGGTTGCGCCAAGAGTGATAGAAGAATTGCATCAGCGCGGCGTCATTTGCCGGTCGGTCACGTATGAATCTACCGATATTATTTGCTTTGCACCCCCATTGATCATTAATGAGAGACAAGTCGAAGAAATCATAGACCACTTGTATCAGTCTATTTCTGCCGTACAAGAACAACTGAAAGCACTTTAA
- a CDS encoding amidohydrolase has translation MNDADLIFINGHVLTMEDDTPPKQAVAVKGGKVVFAGDSEEALLLKNEQTEIVDLKGKTLMPSFIESHIHPSIYGVTLLEVDCKPEATPSIPAIKEKISRVAESTAEGEWILGWGWDDSKMEDKRNPTRWDLDEAAPDHPVVLKRACAHMAVANTKALSLSGITDETPDPAGGNIERDEQGRLTGLLQEKAQGLLKAPEYTHDDMVKGLKLAQDKFASWGVTTVHCMSTQTADLQLYQSLLDQKELNVRVRPWLWAIDQNGFDGAMDEVLKVGLRSGFGNDMVKIQGLKFMLDGSVGGKTAAVSEPYLGTQESGILYNTVEEIAPLLNKSIDAGLRTAIHAIGDRAIDVAINSYADINQSTSITHMRNRIEHCIFPTFQQIRQMKDLELVAGSSVGFLYHIGDNYMNKLGEERMEHAFPHRSFKEAGVTAPGNSDLPVTDGNPWTGIYGAVTRKTSNGQVIGEEESIRVYDALKAFTVDAAYSSFEEETLGVIKPGAKADLMIISDNPLEINVEKLLEIETVSTYLEGRRIYHNQTNRKGESIVQ, from the coding sequence GTGAACGATGCAGATCTGATATTTATCAACGGCCATGTACTCACGATGGAAGATGACACACCTCCAAAACAAGCGGTAGCTGTAAAAGGTGGAAAAGTAGTCTTTGCCGGAGATTCTGAAGAAGCGCTTTTGCTGAAAAATGAACAGACGGAGATCGTCGATTTAAAAGGAAAGACTCTCATGCCGAGTTTCATTGAGAGTCATATCCACCCGTCTATTTATGGTGTAACACTACTGGAAGTCGATTGTAAGCCGGAAGCCACCCCTTCTATTCCTGCTATTAAGGAAAAAATCAGCAGGGTAGCAGAAAGCACGGCAGAAGGGGAGTGGATTCTGGGCTGGGGCTGGGACGATAGCAAAATGGAGGACAAGCGTAATCCTACACGCTGGGACCTCGATGAAGCAGCACCCGACCATCCCGTTGTTTTAAAAAGGGCTTGTGCCCATATGGCGGTTGCGAACACGAAGGCCCTTAGTTTAAGTGGTATTACTGACGAAACGCCGGATCCTGCAGGAGGAAATATCGAGCGGGATGAGCAGGGGAGATTGACCGGTCTTCTTCAGGAGAAAGCACAAGGATTACTGAAAGCCCCTGAGTACACTCATGACGATATGGTCAAAGGATTGAAGTTAGCCCAGGATAAGTTTGCCTCATGGGGAGTCACGACTGTCCATTGCATGTCAACACAAACAGCCGATCTGCAATTATATCAATCTCTTTTAGATCAAAAAGAACTGAACGTCCGGGTACGGCCATGGCTGTGGGCGATCGACCAGAATGGTTTCGACGGGGCGATGGATGAAGTGCTGAAAGTCGGCTTAAGAAGCGGTTTTGGAAACGACATGGTAAAAATCCAGGGGCTCAAATTCATGCTTGATGGCAGTGTTGGTGGAAAAACAGCGGCTGTCTCCGAACCTTATCTCGGCACTCAGGAATCAGGGATCCTCTATAACACAGTGGAGGAAATCGCTCCATTGCTCAATAAATCAATAGATGCCGGCCTAAGAACAGCGATCCATGCCATCGGCGATCGAGCCATTGACGTAGCCATCAATTCCTATGCCGACATCAATCAATCCACCTCGATCACACACATGCGTAATCGCATTGAACACTGCATTTTTCCTACCTTTCAACAAATCAGACAAATGAAAGACTTAGAACTGGTGGCAGGCTCATCCGTGGGATTCCTTTACCACATTGGTGACAATTATATGAACAAATTAGGAGAAGAACGTATGGAGCATGCTTTCCCGCATCGTTCTTTCAAGGAAGCTGGAGTAACAGCGCCGGGTAATTCAGATTTGCCCGTCACCGATGGCAACCCCTGGACGGGGATTTATGGAGCAGTCACGAGAAAAACTTCGAACGGCCAAGTCATAGGAGAAGAGGAAAGCATCCGTGTATATGATGCTCTGAAAGCGTTTACTGTTGATGCCGCTTACAGTTCTTTTGAAGAAGAGACACTTGGTGTCATCAAGCCGGGAGCGAAGGCGGATTTAATGATCATTTCCGATAATCCGCTGGAAATCAACGTGGAAAAGCTGCTCGAAATAGAAACCGTGAGTACCTATCTGGAAGGCAGAAGAATCTATCACAATCAAACAAACAGGAAGGGTGAATCTATTGTTCAGTAA
- a CDS encoding sodium:solute symporter family protein, translating into MFSNQEEIILITIIAIYFVFLFGLSLFVNRNVKTYEDYNVAGRSTKLMPLVLTFVGTAIGGSILLGYMTKGYQFGMGQQWLAIGFTLTSIVIAAFLLKKIRLLGQKYNMVTMGDFTALRFGEGARVPTVLSILCAYSAITGMQFVAIATILKLTIGLSMTAGILISWVLLTLKTYFGGLKSVMLQDAIHGTIQTVGIFFLLIVIMFMVGDWGALADQARNADNGNMLSIFNISPSEFLVYMFTIGAYQFVRQDLWQRFWAAKDDNVAKTGFWIAIVLGFLTAAVTIVIGFLGKFGLNITGGDPALIYYEIIGQILPFSLVIVMLIALLATVISCADSFFLAASSSVVNDIVKPRLGDVNDKKMLLYSRFSVVAVSVISLLLALYIPQLVTLWITGTAMLVSGMLAPVLFGLFWRRTTKTAGLAGMWTGLIIAVGWQIAGHPFGLHPVFIGLPISIITVVTITLASNQEKEHEMYSELKKPV; encoded by the coding sequence TTGTTCAGTAACCAGGAAGAGATCATATTGATTACGATCATAGCCATTTACTTCGTATTTTTATTCGGATTATCTTTATTTGTAAATCGAAATGTCAAAACCTATGAAGATTACAATGTAGCCGGCCGCTCCACGAAACTGATGCCGCTCGTCCTGACATTTGTCGGAACAGCCATAGGCGGCTCGATCCTGCTCGGGTATATGACGAAAGGTTACCAATTCGGGATGGGTCAGCAGTGGCTGGCTATCGGATTTACACTTACCTCCATTGTTATCGCAGCATTTTTATTAAAGAAAATTCGTCTTCTTGGTCAAAAATATAACATGGTCACAATGGGAGATTTCACTGCGCTCCGGTTCGGTGAAGGGGCCAGGGTGCCGACAGTCCTCAGTATCCTTTGTGCATATTCTGCTATCACCGGGATGCAGTTCGTTGCTATTGCCACCATCTTGAAACTGACCATTGGACTGAGCATGACGGCAGGTATCCTTATCAGCTGGGTCCTACTAACATTGAAGACCTACTTTGGCGGGCTGAAGTCTGTCATGCTGCAGGATGCCATTCATGGAACGATCCAGACTGTCGGTATTTTCTTTCTGCTGATCGTCATCATGTTCATGGTCGGGGATTGGGGTGCACTTGCTGATCAGGCAAGAAATGCTGATAACGGGAATATGTTAAGCATCTTCAATATCAGCCCTTCAGAATTCCTCGTCTATATGTTTACCATTGGTGCCTATCAGTTTGTCAGACAGGACTTATGGCAGCGGTTTTGGGCAGCCAAAGATGATAATGTCGCAAAGACCGGTTTCTGGATAGCGATCGTTCTTGGCTTTCTGACTGCCGCAGTAACGATCGTCATTGGCTTTCTCGGAAAATTCGGCTTGAATATCACAGGTGGAGATCCTGCCTTAATCTATTATGAAATCATAGGTCAAATCTTACCATTCTCGCTTGTGATCGTGATGCTGATCGCTTTATTGGCCACAGTCATTTCCTGTGCGGACTCGTTCTTCCTGGCCGCATCATCTTCTGTAGTCAATGATATCGTCAAACCTCGGCTTGGAGATGTGAACGATAAAAAAATGCTGCTTTACAGTAGATTTTCTGTAGTGGCCGTCTCTGTCATTTCTCTTCTCCTGGCCCTATATATACCTCAGCTCGTCACACTATGGATCACTGGTACGGCCATGCTCGTATCAGGCATGCTGGCCCCGGTTTTATTCGGTTTATTCTGGCGGAGGACTACGAAAACGGCAGGTCTTGCTGGAATGTGGACAGGCCTCATCATCGCGGTCGGCTGGCAAATTGCCGGTCATCCATTCGGACTCCACCCTGTTTTCATAGGGCTGCCTATATCGATTATTACTGTGGTGACGATTACGCTAGCTTCCAATCAAGAAAAAGAGCATGAGATGTATTCGGAATTGAAGAAACCAGTTTGA
- a CDS encoding ABC transporter substrate-binding protein, translating to MKKVKFLSSVGTVLIASVIALTGCSFSSGSSEESSSEDQITIDVFQQKVEFKDQFEELVSVYEEENPAVNINVQTVGGGNDYAAALKSTFSSGEEPDIFNAQGPTDIKEYEKYLADMSDTKAVDAALEGTLSAVKRDEKVLGLPFNQEGYGLLYNKQVFEEAGINPDDIQTYEDLEAAVETLESQKEELGIEAPFALAAKEKWVIGSHLANTFLADEFNHDVMEAYEADSVEFTMGEQMKRFLDLQNEYSIQPTLNLDYSQQVEEHFSLGNVAMIQQGNWVYNTIEQMDPEFAENNVGILPIPVEGYEGSIPVGVPNHWVVNKESGEEVIQASKDFLDWMYTSEKGKEFVTEKFKFIPAYEGYEESEIADPISQEIYNHASEGNTIGWIFLGAPTSWTEDVMAAAMQEYIAGDITWEEVEEKASSAWEEARQ from the coding sequence ATGAAGAAGGTAAAGTTTCTTTCAAGTGTAGGTACAGTTTTGATAGCATCAGTTATAGCCTTGACAGGGTGTTCATTTTCATCGGGCTCCAGTGAAGAGAGTTCTTCTGAAGATCAGATAACAATTGATGTTTTCCAACAAAAAGTAGAGTTTAAAGATCAGTTTGAAGAATTAGTCAGTGTCTATGAAGAAGAAAATCCTGCAGTCAATATAAATGTTCAAACCGTAGGGGGTGGAAACGATTATGCAGCAGCATTGAAATCTACCTTCTCATCTGGTGAAGAACCAGACATATTCAATGCTCAAGGGCCGACAGACATTAAGGAGTATGAAAAGTATTTAGCAGATATGTCAGATACGAAGGCCGTCGATGCAGCACTGGAAGGTACACTTTCTGCTGTGAAAAGAGATGAAAAAGTTCTCGGATTACCATTTAATCAAGAGGGATATGGACTTCTTTATAATAAGCAAGTGTTTGAAGAGGCAGGCATTAATCCTGATGACATCCAAACATACGAAGACTTGGAAGCAGCTGTAGAAACGCTGGAAAGTCAAAAAGAAGAATTGGGAATTGAAGCCCCATTCGCACTCGCAGCCAAAGAAAAATGGGTGATAGGCAGCCACTTGGCGAACACCTTTTTAGCAGACGAATTCAATCATGATGTGATGGAAGCATATGAAGCAGATTCTGTTGAATTTACCATGGGTGAGCAAATGAAACGTTTTCTGGATTTGCAGAATGAGTATTCCATCCAGCCAACTCTAAACTTAGATTATTCCCAACAAGTGGAAGAGCATTTTTCCCTGGGAAATGTAGCGATGATTCAACAAGGGAACTGGGTATATAACACAATTGAACAGATGGACCCGGAATTCGCTGAAAATAACGTAGGAATTCTGCCAATTCCTGTGGAAGGGTATGAGGGGAGCATTCCTGTCGGCGTACCGAACCACTGGGTTGTTAATAAAGAGTCAGGGGAAGAGGTAATTCAGGCGAGTAAGGACTTCTTGGATTGGATGTATACTTCTGAGAAAGGGAAAGAGTTTGTCACCGAGAAATTCAAGTTCATTCCTGCTTATGAAGGATATGAAGAGAGTGAAATCGCTGATCCTATTTCTCAGGAAATTTATAATCATGCCAGCGAGGGAAATACAATCGGATGGATTTTCCTTGGTGCGCCGACTTCTTGGACAGAAGATGTTATGGCTGCTGCCATGCAGGAATATATAGCCGGTGACATTACGTGGGAAGAAGTTGAAGAGAAAGCATCATCTGCTTGGGAAGAAGCCCGACAATAA
- the glaH gene encoding glutarate dioxygenase GlaH, with product MCAMEIKKESLPTFTGEGYRIQAHSDHEHLYNIELEEHVIDRFLEEVQDITDEKLEYIPYQRLMVAHTLLELLDENFGKTIRHILNDRASGGFTIGLRNRTTDAQDYVKFSTALSHLAGIPNFDAMSKKYYARFSVKHTDDSDSYLRQAYRRFTLHTDGTYVDEPTDWLLMMKMEEENAVGGSSRLLHLDEWEDFDYYYNHPLASYPFTYKAPASKNVSEDVQRKTFYEWNNKPCICFIDQFVYPETIKQAQYLKELSHSMEESSGLIELELPIGDLVMLNNRFWLHGRDGFEKNPDLHRELLRQRGRFVQ from the coding sequence ATGTGTGCAATGGAAATAAAAAAAGAAAGTTTGCCGACATTTACCGGTGAAGGTTATCGTATTCAGGCTCATTCCGATCATGAACATCTTTACAATATTGAGTTAGAGGAGCATGTCATTGATCGGTTTTTAGAAGAAGTGCAGGACATTACAGATGAAAAATTGGAATATATTCCATACCAGCGTTTGATGGTTGCCCATACGCTTCTTGAATTGTTGGATGAAAATTTCGGGAAAACGATTCGCCACATTTTGAATGATCGCGCTTCTGGTGGTTTTACGATCGGGCTACGCAATCGTACGACAGATGCTCAGGATTATGTGAAGTTTTCTACGGCTTTGAGTCATCTAGCAGGGATTCCGAACTTTGACGCCATGTCGAAAAAATACTATGCACGTTTTTCCGTCAAACATACCGACGATAGTGACTCGTATCTCCGTCAAGCTTATCGAAGGTTCACCCTTCACACGGATGGAACGTATGTTGACGAACCGACCGATTGGCTTTTGATGATGAAAATGGAAGAAGAGAATGCGGTTGGCGGAAGCTCCCGACTCCTTCACCTCGATGAATGGGAAGACTTCGATTATTACTATAATCATCCACTGGCATCATACCCGTTCACTTATAAAGCGCCTGCCAGTAAAAATGTTTCAGAGGATGTCCAGCGCAAAACGTTTTATGAGTGGAACAATAAGCCTTGTATCTGTTTCATCGATCAGTTCGTCTATCCTGAAACCATCAAACAGGCGCAATATTTGAAAGAATTGTCCCATTCGATGGAAGAATCGTCAGGGCTTATCGAGTTGGAACTGCCTATAGGCGACTTAGTGATGTTGAACAACCGGTTCTGGCTCCATGGAAGAGATGGTTTTGAAAAGAATCCTGATTTACACAGAGAGCTTTTGCGCCAAAGAGGAAGGTTCGTCCAGTAG
- the lhgO gene encoding L-2-hydroxyglutarate oxidase yields the protein MYDYVIIGGGIVGLSTAYALMQKYPHAKMVIVEKEQQISTHQTGRNSGVIHSGVYYKPGSLKARMAIQGRNTMVKFCQDHDIPHEVCGKVLVATEQEELPRMEALYERVQQNRLNVTKINQEELHEIEPHVNGIAGLKVPSTGIVDYSKVSEKLKELLEKAGAEFMLGSAVMDISERENEVVVDTPEKSLHSRFMINCAGLYSDRLVKMAGIHTDLRIVPFRGEYFELTEEKSHLVKGLIYPVPNPDFPFLGVHLTKMIDGGIHAGPNAVLSFKREGYRKTDFHLKDTLDVLSFPGFWRMARANVKEGMKEMVRSVHKQSFVKSLQRLVPEIQTDDVIPTDAGVRAQAMLKDGQLVDDFHLITGKRSVHVCNAPSPAATASLEIGKEIARKLPQLEYTRVG from the coding sequence ATGTATGATTACGTAATTATCGGAGGCGGAATTGTCGGTTTATCGACAGCATATGCCCTTATGCAGAAATATCCGCATGCCAAAATGGTCATCGTGGAAAAAGAACAGCAAATCTCTACTCACCAAACCGGCAGGAATAGTGGTGTGATTCACTCTGGAGTCTACTATAAACCAGGCAGTTTAAAAGCGAGGATGGCGATCCAGGGACGGAACACGATGGTCAAGTTCTGCCAGGATCATGATATTCCTCATGAGGTTTGCGGGAAAGTGCTGGTCGCTACCGAACAGGAAGAGCTTCCGAGAATGGAAGCATTGTATGAGCGGGTCCAGCAAAACCGGCTGAACGTAACGAAAATCAATCAAGAAGAGCTTCATGAAATCGAGCCGCACGTCAATGGCATAGCTGGGTTAAAAGTACCTAGCACAGGAATCGTTGATTACAGTAAAGTAAGTGAAAAACTTAAGGAACTGTTAGAAAAGGCAGGGGCAGAGTTCATGCTTGGATCAGCGGTTATGGATATTTCGGAACGGGAAAATGAAGTGGTGGTCGATACCCCGGAGAAAAGCCTCCATTCCCGTTTCATGATCAACTGTGCCGGTTTATACAGCGATCGTCTCGTGAAAATGGCAGGGATTCATACCGATTTAAGAATCGTCCCCTTCCGTGGAGAGTATTTCGAGTTGACGGAAGAGAAAAGTCATCTTGTCAAAGGGCTCATCTATCCGGTTCCAAACCCGGACTTCCCGTTTTTAGGTGTCCACCTTACGAAGATGATCGATGGCGGCATCCATGCCGGTCCGAATGCAGTATTGAGCTTTAAACGTGAAGGCTATCGAAAAACGGATTTCCATTTGAAAGACACACTTGATGTCTTGTCCTTTCCTGGTTTCTGGAGAATGGCACGAGCGAATGTGAAAGAAGGCATGAAAGAGATGGTCCGTTCCGTTCATAAACAAAGCTTTGTTAAAAGTCTTCAACGACTTGTTCCGGAAATACAGACGGATGACGTGATTCCGACAGATGCAGGGGTAAGAGCGCAGGCGATGTTGAAAGACGGTCAGCTCGTCGATGATTTTCACTTGATTACAGGTAAACGCTCAGTCCATGTTTGTAATGCCCCATCACCGGCAGCGACAGCCTCTTTAGAGATCGGCAAAGAGATCGCAAGGAAATTACCACAATTAGAATACACGAGGGTAGGATAA
- a CDS encoding DUF3870 domain-containing protein: MKTLFVAGHSKLPTGIAANHISESLTLTLEIDKKYGVILDASCTLATEHGRGFIKSLLKGYSLKDGIDEPLEVLKEGYLGKAGNALEAALKDSYKQYQLHQ; the protein is encoded by the coding sequence ATGAAAACTCTTTTTGTTGCCGGACATTCGAAGTTACCTACAGGGATTGCTGCCAATCACATCTCAGAATCCTTGACGCTCACGTTAGAAATCGATAAAAAATACGGTGTCATTTTGGATGCCTCTTGTACGTTAGCAACCGAGCACGGGCGGGGGTTCATCAAGTCTTTATTAAAGGGCTACAGTTTAAAGGATGGGATTGATGAACCTTTAGAGGTCTTGAAAGAAGGTTACTTAGGTAAAGCCGGGAATGCTCTGGAAGCCGCCTTGAAGGATTCCTACAAACAATATCAACTCCACCAATAA
- a CDS encoding DctP family TRAP transporter solute-binding subunit: protein MKTFAAISLFIFTGIFTALFFGFDLSEAAEPLEYDDEQEGLEDEVVIKFSHVVAENTPKGKAARKFASLVQERSNGEIKVEVYSNGTLYNDQNEYTALKNGHIQMIAPATSKLPERFPKWQVLDLPYAFPTYEAVRQAYEGEIGTTLLNDLEEDDVKGMTFWYNGYKQVTSNKQPLTVPADFNRTHFRIMPSPVIESQFQALGASTSKLPFNKTYTNLEVDFIDGQENTPSNVYSKKLFEKQKHMTISNHGYLGYVVLMNQAFWKDLSEEHQTIVLNAMSETTNWVRRHSIEMNDAYLRQMKREDSIEVHYLTSEQKELWKQTFQPVYEEAEHIVGNRLIEKLYELQEQYE from the coding sequence TTGAAAACTTTCGCAGCTATCAGTCTATTCATTTTCACTGGAATTTTCACCGCTCTTTTTTTCGGGTTCGATTTAAGCGAAGCTGCTGAACCACTGGAATATGACGATGAACAAGAGGGATTAGAAGATGAGGTCGTCATCAAATTCAGTCACGTCGTAGCCGAAAACACACCGAAAGGGAAAGCAGCCAGGAAGTTCGCCTCCCTCGTCCAAGAGCGGTCGAACGGCGAGATCAAAGTTGAAGTCTATTCCAACGGCACCCTTTACAATGACCAAAACGAATACACCGCATTAAAGAACGGTCATATCCAAATGATCGCTCCCGCCACTTCCAAACTGCCCGAACGTTTTCCCAAATGGCAGGTTCTTGATCTTCCTTACGCTTTTCCTACATATGAAGCTGTCAGACAAGCATACGAGGGAGAAATCGGCACAACGCTGTTAAACGACTTGGAAGAGGACGATGTGAAAGGAATGACTTTTTGGTACAACGGTTATAAACAAGTGACAAGTAATAAGCAGCCGCTCACTGTTCCAGCCGATTTCAACCGGACACACTTCAGAATCATGCCGAGCCCGGTGATAGAATCTCAATTTCAGGCGCTTGGTGCCAGTACGAGCAAGCTCCCTTTCAACAAAACTTACACCAACCTCGAGGTCGATTTCATTGACGGTCAGGAAAACACACCATCGAACGTCTACTCCAAGAAGCTTTTCGAAAAACAAAAGCATATGACGATCAGCAACCATGGCTACTTAGGGTATGTCGTCCTCATGAATCAAGCCTTCTGGAAGGATCTTTCTGAAGAACATCAAACGATCGTCCTTAATGCAATGAGTGAAACGACCAACTGGGTCCGGCGTCATTCCATCGAAATGAATGACGCCTACCTTCGTCAGATGAAGCGGGAAGATTCGATAGAAGTCCACTACTTGACAAGCGAACAGAAAGAATTATGGAAACAGACGTTTCAGCCTGTCTATGAAGAAGCGGAACACATCGTAGGAAACCGTTTGATAGAAAAGCTCTATGAATTACAGGAACAATACGAATAA